In Phreatobacter stygius, a genomic segment contains:
- the flgA gene encoding flagellar basal body P-ring formation chaperone FlgA, with product MKIAHLSIPLILGLIGPVAALAEAPPTLRASVTITSELVRLGDLVDNAGRFSDVAVFRSPDMGHTGSVPAWRILDAAKRMGLARIETGDQTDVSVTRAARVVPLADMEERIAAAIARSLGIGDSARIAVTFDRGIRPIAVEPNVRGELSVARIDHDPRTGRFEALLGVHGSALAERGGGFRVTGQAAELVEYVVPARAIGRGEVIKTTDLTVERRPRNELNGVPGDAISSLTQAVGQAARRPLQAERPFRATDLMKPEIVERNGNVLIIYEVAGLSLTIRGKAMEAGAEGDIVQVQNLATRKTMQATVSGLNRVTVVQRPSITTLSAATPSQPSVPTQPRTSTQ from the coding sequence ATGAAAATCGCGCACCTGTCGATCCCCCTGATCCTCGGCCTGATCGGCCCGGTCGCGGCGCTCGCCGAAGCGCCGCCGACGCTCAGAGCCAGTGTCACCATCACGAGCGAGCTCGTCCGGCTCGGCGATCTCGTCGACAATGCCGGCCGGTTCAGCGACGTCGCGGTGTTCCGTTCGCCCGACATGGGCCATACCGGCTCGGTGCCGGCCTGGCGCATCCTGGATGCCGCCAAGCGCATGGGGCTTGCCCGCATCGAGACCGGCGACCAGACCGACGTCTCGGTCACCCGCGCCGCCCGCGTCGTGCCGCTCGCCGACATGGAGGAGCGCATCGCCGCGGCCATTGCCCGCTCGCTCGGCATTGGCGATTCCGCCCGCATCGCCGTCACCTTCGACCGCGGCATCCGGCCGATCGCGGTGGAGCCCAATGTCCGCGGCGAGCTCTCGGTGGCGCGCATCGATCACGATCCGCGCACCGGCCGTTTCGAAGCGCTGCTCGGCGTCCATGGCTCGGCGCTGGCCGAACGCGGCGGCGGCTTCCGGGTCACCGGCCAGGCCGCCGAACTCGTCGAATATGTCGTGCCGGCCCGCGCCATCGGGCGCGGCGAGGTGATCAAGACCACCGACCTCACGGTCGAGCGGCGGCCGCGCAACGAGCTGAACGGCGTGCCGGGCGATGCCATTTCCAGCCTCACCCAGGCGGTTGGCCAGGCGGCGCGGCGGCCGTTGCAGGCCGAGCGCCCGTTCCGCGCCACCGACCTGATGAAACCCGAAATCGTCGAGCGCAACGGCAATGTCCTGATCATCTACGAGGTTGCCGGCCTGTCGCTGACCATTCGCGGCAAGGCCATGGAGGCCGGCGCCGAAGGCGACATCGTCCAGGTCCAGAATCTGGCCACCCGCAAGACCATGCAGGCGACCGTTTCGGGGCTCAACCGGGTCACCGTCGTCCAGCGGCCGTCGATCACCACGCTCTCGGCCGCCACGCCCAGCCAGCCCAGCGTCCCCACCCAGCCACGCACGTCCACCCAGTGA
- a CDS encoding MotE family protein, with product MKQLRLLPIVTVAIGSLLFLKAVGLISGDAGPSGPRLVRAQDGPGLGAIPGPDSMLVTGAVPAPQPSPAPVPPPQQHQPTNLALPQPPQVSASERAILERLQERRQELDGRQRELDMRESLVRAAERRLEQRANELKELESRIAGLEQRRDEAEQQRFRGFVSMYETMRAKDAARIFDTLELTVMVEVARAMRPPKLADILAQMQAAPAQRLTIELARRPGQTAAADPRQVPASELPKIEGRPTR from the coding sequence ATGAAGCAATTGCGCCTCCTGCCGATCGTCACCGTTGCCATAGGCAGCCTCCTGTTCCTCAAGGCGGTGGGGCTGATCAGCGGCGATGCCGGCCCGTCGGGGCCACGGCTCGTGCGCGCCCAGGACGGTCCGGGTCTGGGGGCGATCCCAGGGCCCGACAGCATGCTGGTGACCGGTGCGGTGCCGGCGCCGCAGCCGAGCCCGGCGCCGGTTCCGCCGCCGCAGCAACATCAGCCGACCAATCTCGCCTTGCCGCAGCCGCCGCAGGTGTCGGCCTCCGAGCGGGCGATCCTCGAACGCCTGCAGGAACGCCGCCAGGAGCTGGACGGCCGCCAGCGCGAGCTCGACATGCGGGAAAGCCTGGTCCGCGCCGCCGAACGCCGGCTGGAGCAGCGCGCCAACGAGCTGAAGGAGCTGGAGAGCCGCATCGCCGGCCTGGAGCAGCGCCGGGACGAGGCCGAACAGCAGCGTTTCCGCGGTTTCGTCAGCATGTACGAGACCATGCGGGCCAAGGACGCGGCGCGGATCTTCGATACGCTCGAGCTGACCGTCATGGTCGAGGTGGCGCGCGCCATGCGGCCGCCGAAGCTTGCCGACATCCTGGCCCAGATGCAGGCGGCCCCGGCCCAGCGGCTGACCATCGAGCTCGCCCGCCGGCCCGGCCAGACCGCCGCCGCCGATCCACGCCAGGTGCCAGCCAGCGAATTGCCGAAAATCGAAGGCCGGCCAACGCGCTGA
- a CDS encoding LysE family translocator, with product MASITMEQVQQIALVYAAYVIATASPGPSNMAIMGVAMSRGRVPALVLAAGVISGSIFWAGLAATGISAILASYANALTAIKIAGGLYLIYLGWKSARAAFSASKPAAVAEPAAGRPDFGRLYRRGLLMHLSNPKAVLAWIAIMSLGLKPDAPSSTLPMIVGGCALLGIVVFGGYALAFSTRPMVRLYQRARRGIEGTLALFFGLAGVRLLMSR from the coding sequence ATGGCGAGCATCACGATGGAGCAGGTCCAACAGATCGCGCTGGTCTATGCGGCCTATGTGATCGCGACCGCCAGCCCGGGGCCGAGCAACATGGCGATCATGGGGGTGGCGATGAGCCGCGGGCGCGTGCCGGCACTGGTGCTGGCGGCCGGCGTCATCTCGGGCTCGATATTCTGGGCGGGGCTCGCCGCGACCGGCATCTCGGCGATCCTGGCGAGCTATGCCAATGCCCTGACCGCCATCAAGATCGCCGGCGGCCTCTATCTGATCTATCTCGGGTGGAAATCGGCGCGCGCCGCGTTTTCGGCGTCGAAGCCGGCGGCCGTTGCCGAGCCGGCGGCCGGGCGGCCCGATTTCGGCCGGCTCTACCGGCGCGGCCTGCTGATGCATCTCAGCAATCCGAAAGCCGTGCTGGCCTGGATCGCCATCATGTCGCTCGGCCTGAAACCGGACGCGCCGTCCAGCACCTTGCCGATGATCGTCGGCGGCTGCGCGCTGCTCGGCATCGTGGTGTTCGGCGGCTATGCGCTTGCCTTCTCGACCCGGCCGATGGTCCGCCTGTACCAACGGGCGCGCCGGGGGATCGAGGGCACGCTCGCGCTGTTTTTCGGCCTGGCCGGGGTTCGCCTGCTGATGTCGCGCTGA
- a CDS encoding aminoglycoside phosphotransferase has translation MTTHALPKAAEAEQLTEALRRSGVLGKGRVADVVVERSFATILSHIFQLRLTYEAAEAGAPGSLILKAGLIDRPGGPWPGGRQEVAFYQAVAPATPAGLVPRCFDAHADPDSGAWHLLLEDLTETHIAATQWPLPPTSGQCERIVRTRAHFQAAWWDDPRLGASVGAWDDAGAIDQAMQRLAERFARFADDLGDRLSAERRALYERLLAAGPRLMARYQTRRHMTIVQGDAHVWNCFLARAGGLDDARLFDWDSWRVDVGSDDLAYMMAVHWYPELRQRLEHHLLDCFHDELTTRGVQGYDRRALQDDYRLSVLWQVTTPIWQHASKIPPVIWWNNLERIHLAVDDLHCHDLLAG, from the coding sequence ATGACGACGCACGCGTTACCCAAAGCCGCCGAGGCCGAACAGCTGACCGAAGCGCTGCGCCGATCCGGCGTGCTGGGCAAGGGCCGGGTCGCCGATGTCGTGGTCGAACGATCCTTCGCAACCATCCTTTCGCATATTTTCCAGTTGCGCCTGACCTATGAGGCAGCGGAGGCCGGCGCGCCCGGCTCGCTCATCCTGAAGGCCGGTCTCATCGACCGCCCCGGCGGTCCATGGCCCGGCGGCCGGCAGGAGGTCGCGTTCTACCAGGCGGTCGCGCCGGCGACGCCCGCGGGCCTGGTGCCGCGTTGCTTCGATGCTCATGCGGACCCGGACAGCGGCGCGTGGCACCTCCTGCTCGAGGACCTGACCGAGACCCATATCGCCGCGACGCAGTGGCCGCTGCCCCCGACATCAGGGCAATGCGAGCGCATTGTCCGGACGCGGGCGCACTTCCAGGCCGCGTGGTGGGACGATCCGCGTTTGGGCGCAAGTGTGGGCGCCTGGGACGACGCCGGCGCCATCGATCAGGCGATGCAGCGCCTGGCGGAGCGGTTCGCGCGCTTCGCCGACGATCTCGGCGACCGGCTTTCGGCCGAGCGGCGCGCGCTCTATGAGCGATTGCTGGCGGCCGGGCCGCGCCTGATGGCCCGCTATCAGACGCGTCGCCACATGACGATCGTTCAGGGCGACGCGCATGTCTGGAACTGCTTCCTGGCACGGGCCGGCGGGCTCGACGATGCCCGGCTGTTCGACTGGGACAGCTGGCGGGTCGATGTCGGCTCGGATGACCTCGCCTATATGATGGCGGTCCATTGGTATCCCGAGCTCAGGCAAAGGCTCGAACATCACCTGCTGGACTGTTTTCACGACGAGCTGACGACGCGCGGCGTGCAGGGCTATGACCGGCGCGCGCTGCAGGATGATTACCGCCTGTCGGTGCTCTGGCAGGTCACCACGCCGATCTGGCAGCACGCGAGCAAGATCCCGCCGGTGATCTGGTGGAACAATCTCGAGCGCATCCACCTCGCGGTCGACGATCTCCACTGTCACGACCTGCTGGCCGGCTGA
- a CDS encoding MBL fold metallo-hydrolase: MTITDGMPSFDRRGFLKAAGTGLVTLAAGPALARAPLAGTQVPGLYRMKVGTIEVTAILDGHLDLPQALFPKATDGETGPLLDRAALPRAPHVNSPVNTYLINTGDRLVMIDTGTATAMGPTLGLMPKNLAASGVTPDQVDVVLVTHMHPDHVNGLITPDGKPFFPNAEVVVAGAEYGFWTDQAIMSQAPKDVQAFFQMAQAAVKPYADSNRLRRISADGEVVPGITAVAAPGHTPGHTGYRIASGNQQLLVWGDIVHAAAFQFAKPDWSIAFDSDQNTAAASRKRMFDMTATDRITVAGMHLPFPGIGNVVRDGDAYRFVPVSWRPI; this comes from the coding sequence ATGACCATCACCGACGGCATGCCAAGCTTCGATCGCCGCGGCTTTTTGAAGGCCGCGGGCACCGGCCTCGTGACACTTGCCGCCGGCCCGGCGCTGGCCCGCGCGCCGCTCGCCGGCACGCAGGTTCCCGGCCTCTACCGGATGAAGGTCGGCACCATCGAGGTGACCGCGATCCTCGACGGCCATCTCGACCTGCCGCAGGCGCTGTTCCCCAAGGCGACCGATGGCGAAACCGGCCCGCTGCTCGACCGTGCCGCCTTGCCGCGCGCACCGCATGTCAACTCGCCGGTCAACACCTACCTCATCAACACCGGCGACCGGCTGGTGATGATCGACACCGGCACGGCCACCGCCATGGGGCCAACCCTCGGCCTGATGCCGAAAAACCTCGCGGCCTCGGGGGTGACGCCGGACCAGGTCGATGTCGTGCTGGTGACCCATATGCATCCCGATCACGTCAACGGCCTGATCACGCCTGACGGCAAGCCGTTCTTCCCCAATGCCGAAGTGGTGGTGGCCGGCGCCGAATATGGCTTCTGGACCGACCAGGCGATCATGAGCCAGGCCCCGAAGGACGTGCAGGCCTTCTTCCAGATGGCCCAGGCCGCGGTGAAACCTTATGCCGACAGCAATCGCCTGCGCCGGATCAGCGCCGACGGCGAGGTGGTGCCCGGCATCACCGCGGTGGCGGCCCCCGGCCACACGCCCGGCCATACCGGCTACCGCATTGCCTCGGGCAACCAGCAATTACTGGTCTGGGGCGACATCGTCCATGCCGCGGCGTTCCAGTTCGCCAAGCCGGACTGGTCGATCGCCTTCGACAGCGACCAGAACACCGCGGCTGCCTCGCGCAAGCGGATGTTCGACATGACCGCCACCGACCGCATCACGGTGGCCGGCATGCACCTGCCCTTCCCCGGCATCGGCAATGTCGTGCGCGACGGCGACGCCTATCGTTTCGTGCCGGTCTCCTGGCGGCCGATCTGA
- the flgG gene encoding flagellar basal-body rod protein FlgG gives MRALHTAATGMMAQELTVQVISNNIANMRTTGFKRQRAEFQDMLYDQQRRAGMQNSQQGNVLPVGIAIGSGVKPAATSRVMSQGNILPTEKDYDVAIRGEGYFRVQLPDGRTAYTRDGSFELNDQGQLVTVDGNLVDPGITIPTTARGVTINPSGTVQVTLQNQVAPQTVGTIQLSRFVNKAGLESIGDNLFLETAASGQPTTTAPNVDGMGSLLQKNLEQSNVTAVSEISDLIAAQRAYEMNARIISAADQMLQSTSQIMR, from the coding sequence ATGCGCGCCCTCCACACCGCCGCCACCGGCATGATGGCCCAGGAGCTCACCGTCCAGGTGATCTCCAACAATATCGCGAACATGCGGACCACCGGCTTCAAGCGCCAGCGGGCCGAGTTCCAGGACATGCTCTACGACCAGCAGCGCCGCGCCGGCATGCAGAACTCGCAGCAGGGCAATGTGCTGCCGGTCGGCATCGCCATCGGCTCCGGCGTCAAGCCGGCCGCGACCTCGCGGGTGATGAGCCAGGGCAATATCCTGCCGACCGAGAAAGACTACGACGTCGCCATCCGCGGCGAAGGCTATTTCCGCGTCCAATTGCCCGACGGCCGCACCGCCTATACCCGCGACGGCTCGTTCGAGCTCAACGACCAGGGCCAATTGGTCACCGTCGACGGCAATCTGGTCGATCCCGGCATCACCATCCCGACCACCGCCCGCGGCGTCACCATCAATCCCTCGGGCACCGTCCAGGTGACCTTGCAGAACCAGGTGGCGCCGCAGACGGTCGGCACCATCCAGCTGTCGCGCTTCGTCAACAAGGCCGGCCTGGAATCGATCGGCGACAACCTGTTCCTGGAAACCGCCGCCTCCGGCCAGCCGACCACCACGGCACCCAATGTCGACGGCATGGGCTCGCTCCTGCAGAAGAACCTCGAACAGTCGAACGTCACGGCGGTCTCCGAGATCTCCGACCTGATCGCCGCCCAGCGCGCTTATGAAATGAACGCCCGCATCATCTCGGCCGCCGACCAGATGCTGCAATCGACCTCGCAGATCATGCGGTGA
- the fliM gene encoding flagellar motor switch protein FliM: MAANDIDQDALAAEWGMALEEQGATGTDAAEDWATLGEDGVAHAGAAKGGAERILNQEEIDNLLGFSVEDLALTDNGGIRAIIDSAMVAYERLPMLDIVFDRLVRLLTTSLRNFTSDNVEVSLDRIHAVRFADYLNSIPLPAILTIFKAEEWDNFGIATIDSSLIYSIIDVLLGGRRGVTAIRVEGRPYTTIEMGLVKRMVEVILADAEVAFRPISPVNFRIDRLETNPRFAAISRPNNAAILVRLRIDMEERGGSVEILLPYATIEPIRDRLMQTFVGEKLGRDPVWEGHLSTEIFQARTAVEAVLYEADLPLRQLMNLKVGDTLVLDMKPDALVKVRCGDQILTEGRMGRVGDRVAVRVQRPLRRAKTTLTQFQQITSGGQEL, encoded by the coding sequence ATGGCCGCCAACGACATCGACCAGGACGCCCTTGCCGCCGAATGGGGCATGGCGCTCGAAGAGCAGGGCGCCACCGGCACGGATGCGGCCGAAGACTGGGCGACGCTCGGCGAAGACGGCGTTGCCCATGCCGGTGCCGCCAAGGGCGGCGCCGAGCGCATCCTCAATCAGGAGGAGATCGACAACCTCCTCGGCTTCTCGGTCGAGGACCTGGCGCTCACCGACAATGGCGGCATCCGCGCCATCATCGACTCGGCCATGGTCGCCTACGAGCGCCTGCCGATGCTCGACATCGTGTTCGACCGCCTGGTGCGGCTGCTCACGACATCGCTGCGCAACTTCACCTCCGACAATGTCGAAGTCTCGCTCGACCGTATTCACGCGGTGCGTTTTGCCGACTACCTGAACTCGATCCCGCTGCCGGCCATCCTGACCATCTTCAAGGCCGAGGAATGGGACAATTTCGGCATTGCCACCATCGATTCCAGCCTGATCTATTCGATCATCGACGTGCTGCTCGGCGGCCGCCGCGGGGTCACGGCGATCCGCGTCGAGGGCCGGCCCTACACGACCATCGAGATGGGCCTGGTCAAGCGCATGGTCGAGGTCATCCTGGCCGACGCCGAGGTCGCGTTCCGGCCGATCTCGCCGGTCAATTTCCGCATCGACCGGCTCGAGACCAATCCGCGTTTCGCGGCGATCTCCCGGCCGAACAATGCCGCCATCCTGGTGCGCCTGCGCATCGACATGGAGGAGCGCGGCGGCTCGGTCGAGATCCTGCTGCCCTATGCCACCATCGAGCCGATCCGCGACCGGCTGATGCAGACCTTCGTCGGCGAGAAGCTCGGCCGCGATCCGGTCTGGGAAGGCCATTTGTCGACCGAGATCTTCCAGGCCCGGACCGCGGTCGAAGCGGTGCTCTACGAGGCCGACCTGCCGCTGCGCCAGTTGATGAACCTGAAGGTCGGCGACACCCTGGTGCTCGACATGAAACCGGATGCGCTGGTCAAGGTCCGCTGCGGCGACCAGATCTTGACCGAGGGGCGCATGGGCCGGGTCGGCGACCGGGTGGCGGTGCGCGTGCAGCGGCCGCTGCGGCGCGCCAAGACGACCTTGACGCAGTTCCAGCAGATTACTTCGGGGGGCCAGGAGCTATGA
- the flgF gene encoding flagellar basal-body rod protein FlgF: protein MENISLVGLSRQVALQRELDVIANNLANLNTTGFKGDEVVFQEFISPTARDDTFQRGADRRMSFVWDRATATNLGQGPMESTGNSLDVGLGGRGYFVVQTPDGERYTRNGSFEINAQGQLVTKQGYQVLGDNGPIAFDQSDTGITITRDGTISVIGNNATNQPAGQRGRLRVVDGNTPRAMEKAGDNLFTLRGGAQVANLPPANVDLRQGYIEKSNVTPVLEMSRMIEVTRAYTALASSIERHDQLRRDAIRSLGNPTS from the coding sequence ATGGAGAATATCTCTCTCGTCGGCCTCTCGCGGCAGGTCGCCCTGCAGCGGGAGCTGGACGTCATTGCCAATAATCTCGCGAACTTGAACACCACCGGGTTCAAGGGCGACGAGGTCGTGTTCCAGGAGTTCATCTCACCGACCGCCCGCGACGACACCTTTCAGCGCGGCGCCGACCGGCGGATGTCGTTCGTCTGGGACCGCGCCACCGCGACCAATCTCGGCCAGGGACCAATGGAGTCGACCGGCAATTCGCTGGATGTCGGGCTCGGCGGACGCGGTTATTTCGTCGTCCAGACCCCGGACGGCGAGCGCTACACCCGCAACGGCTCGTTCGAGATCAACGCCCAGGGCCAGCTGGTCACCAAGCAGGGCTACCAGGTGCTCGGCGACAACGGCCCGATCGCCTTCGACCAGTCCGATACCGGCATCACGATCACCCGCGACGGCACGATCAGCGTGATCGGCAACAACGCCACCAACCAGCCGGCCGGCCAGCGCGGCCGGTTGCGCGTGGTCGACGGCAATACGCCGCGCGCCATGGAAAAGGCCGGCGACAACCTGTTCACGCTCAGGGGCGGCGCCCAGGTCGCCAACCTGCCGCCGGCCAATGTCGACCTGCGCCAGGGCTATATCGAAAAGTCCAACGTCACCCCGGTGCTCGAAATGTCCCGGATGATCGAGGTGACGCGCGCCTATACCGCGCTCGCCTCCAGCATCGAGCGCCACGACCAACTCCGCCGCGATGCGATCCGCTCGCTCGGCAACCCGACAAGCTGA
- the fliL gene encoding flagellar basal body-associated protein FliL gives MAMKPKKADAAVEDGDEGEAAAGGSKKKIMLIAGAAALVIAGGGGWYFVMKPRAEARNAELSQAPTPVTFLDLPEMTVNLSVGQDRAQYLRVRVALEVADAKTADQIKPVMPRVIDAFQLYLREVRPSDIEGSAGIFRLRDELTRRVNTAVHPARVNAVLFREIIVQ, from the coding sequence ATGGCAATGAAACCGAAAAAGGCCGATGCCGCCGTCGAAGACGGCGACGAGGGCGAGGCCGCGGCCGGCGGCTCGAAGAAGAAGATCATGCTGATCGCCGGCGCGGCGGCACTGGTCATCGCCGGCGGCGGCGGCTGGTATTTCGTCATGAAGCCGCGCGCCGAGGCGCGCAATGCCGAGCTGTCGCAAGCCCCGACGCCGGTGACCTTCCTCGACCTGCCGGAAATGACCGTCAACCTGTCGGTCGGCCAGGACCGCGCGCAATATCTGCGCGTCCGGGTGGCGCTCGAGGTCGCCGACGCCAAGACCGCCGACCAGATCAAGCCGGTCATGCCGCGGGTCATCGATGCCTTCCAGCTCTATCTGCGTGAGGTCAGGCCTTCGGATATCGAGGGGTCGGCGGGCATTTTCCGCCTGCGCGACGAACTGACCCGCAGGGTCAATACCGCAGTCCATCCGGCCCGCGTGAACGCCGTCCTGTTCCGCGAAATCATCGTCCAGTGA
- a CDS encoding DUF6468 domain-containing protein has translation MSSFVVSLIVELMVSGLLAVTIGYCVLLNKRLLRLRSDEQSLKATIAELITATEIAERAIQGLKLTVRECDSTLGERLRTAERFVAEIEREVKSGQEVVERVARITAAARTAAVVRDNAPRVEPVVPAMVGGREPGTIPGHASAASTLAAANAFAARVGTRAA, from the coding sequence ATGTCCAGCTTCGTCGTTTCGCTGATCGTCGAACTGATGGTGTCCGGCCTGCTGGCGGTGACCATCGGCTACTGTGTCCTGCTCAACAAGCGGCTGTTGCGCCTGCGCTCGGACGAACAATCGCTGAAGGCGACCATTGCCGAACTGATCACCGCGACCGAGATCGCCGAGCGCGCCATCCAGGGGCTCAAGCTGACCGTGCGCGAATGCGACAGCACGCTCGGCGAAAGGCTGCGCACCGCCGAACGTTTCGTCGCCGAGATCGAGCGCGAGGTGAAGTCCGGCCAGGAGGTGGTCGAGCGGGTCGCGCGGATCACCGCGGCGGCGCGCACCGCGGCGGTCGTGCGCGACAACGCCCCCCGGGTCGAGCCGGTGGTGCCGGCGATGGTCGGTGGGCGCGAGCCGGGCACGATCCCCGGGCATGCCAGCGCGGCATCGACACTGGCCGCGGCCAATGCCTTCGCGGCCCGCGTCGGCACCCGGGCGGCGTGA
- a CDS encoding IMP dehydrogenase: protein MAYIYDHPSRTFGEYLLIPNLTARDCLPERVSLLAPVVRFKADPGGGLPEASLSPLTINVPVTSALMQSVSGDELSIALARCGGLSFVFGSQAIEDQVAMVGRVKNYKAGFVVSDSNLDPQATFADVVALTERTGHSTIAITEDGTATGKLAGIITSRDYRRGKTAPTTPVTEIMTPRAAIHCAEIGIDLPAANDLIWKHKVNCLPVVDAEQRLRYLIFRKDYDAHKEHPLENVDRDKRLIVGAGINTRDYRDRVPALLAAGADVLCIDSSDGYSEWQADAIAFIKSSYPGQGYVGAGNVVDREGFLYLAEAGADFVKVGIGGGSICITREQKGIGRGQASAVIEVAKARDDYFRKTGIYVPVCSDGGISQDYHITLALAMGADFVMLGRYFARFDEAPGRKVQINNQFMKEYWGEGSNRARNWQRYDHGSGDDLARKKKLMFEEGVDSYVPYAGKLRDNLEASLAKIRSTLCNCGALSLREFYQRARLTVASAVSIREGGAHDVILKDVHGEAAES from the coding sequence ATGGCATATATATACGACCATCCGAGCCGGACCTTCGGCGAATATCTGCTCATCCCGAACCTGACAGCCAGGGATTGCTTGCCCGAACGGGTGAGCCTGCTGGCGCCGGTGGTGCGCTTCAAGGCCGACCCCGGCGGCGGCCTGCCCGAGGCCAGCCTCTCCCCGCTGACGATCAATGTTCCGGTGACCAGCGCGCTCATGCAGTCGGTCTCGGGCGACGAGCTGTCGATCGCGCTGGCGCGCTGCGGCGGCCTGTCCTTCGTGTTCGGCTCCCAGGCCATCGAAGACCAGGTGGCCATGGTCGGCCGCGTGAAGAACTACAAGGCCGGGTTCGTGGTCAGCGATTCAAACCTGGACCCGCAGGCGACCTTTGCCGATGTGGTGGCGCTGACCGAGCGGACCGGCCATTCGACCATCGCCATCACCGAGGACGGCACGGCCACCGGCAAGCTGGCCGGCATCATCACCAGCCGCGACTATCGCCGCGGCAAGACCGCGCCGACGACGCCGGTCACCGAGATCATGACGCCGCGCGCCGCCATCCATTGCGCCGAGATCGGCATCGACCTGCCGGCGGCCAACGACCTGATCTGGAAACACAAGGTCAATTGCCTGCCGGTGGTCGATGCGGAGCAGCGCCTGCGCTACCTGATCTTCCGCAAGGACTACGACGCCCACAAGGAACACCCGCTGGAAAATGTCGACCGGGACAAGCGGCTGATCGTCGGCGCCGGCATCAACACGCGCGACTATCGGGACCGGGTTCCAGCCCTGCTGGCGGCCGGCGCCGACGTGCTGTGCATCGATTCGTCCGACGGCTATTCGGAATGGCAGGCGGACGCGATCGCCTTCATCAAGTCGAGCTATCCGGGTCAGGGTTATGTCGGCGCCGGCAATGTCGTCGACCGCGAGGGGTTCCTCTATCTCGCCGAGGCCGGGGCCGACTTCGTCAAGGTCGGCATCGGCGGCGGCTCGATCTGCATCACGCGCGAGCAGAAGGGCATTGGCCGCGGCCAGGCCTCGGCGGTGATCGAAGTGGCCAAGGCGCGCGACGACTATTTCCGCAAGACCGGCATCTATGTGCCGGTCTGTTCCGACGGCGGCATCAGCCAGGACTATCACATCACCCTGGCGCTCGCGATGGGCGCCGATTTCGTCATGCTCGGCCGCTACTTCGCGCGTTTCGACGAGGCGCCCGGCCGCAAGGTGCAGATCAACAACCAGTTCATGAAGGAATATTGGGGCGAGGGCAGCAATCGCGCGCGCAACTGGCAACGCTATGACCATGGCAGCGGCGATGACCTGGCCCGGAAAAAGAAGCTGATGTTCGAGGAGGGCGTCGACAGCTACGTGCCCTATGCCGGCAAGCTCCGCGACAATCTCGAGGCGAGCCTCGCCAAGATCAGGTCAACCCTGTGCAATTGCGGCGCGCTCAGCTTGCGCGAGTTCTACCAGCGCGCCCGGCTGACGGTGGCCTCCGCGGTGAGCATCCGCGAGGGTGGCGCCCATGACGTCATCTTGAAGGATGTCCACGGCGAGGCGGCCGAGAGCTAG
- the flgH gene encoding flagellar basal body L-ring protein FlgH produces the protein MRTAQLRTAQLRTARLALAAAAALSTAACGAPDRLRNIGQQPALSAISNPQTQSGYRPVSMPMPEPVPVSHNPNSLWRNGSRAFFRDQRAQRVGDIMTIKVKITDQANLSNETNRTRANTEGFGAANMFGLENGIRRGGADPANLLTLNSQSGSDGKGTINRSEQLVTNVAAVVTQILPNGNLVLEGKQEIRVNFEVRELIVAGIVRPEDIESDNTIDSAKIAHARIGYGGRGQITDVQQPRYGQQALDVLLPW, from the coding sequence ATGCGTACCGCTCAACTCCGTACCGCTCAACTCCGCACCGCCCGCCTCGCGCTCGCCGCCGCGGCCGCCCTATCGACCGCCGCCTGCGGCGCGCCGGACCGGCTGCGCAATATCGGCCAGCAGCCGGCGCTCTCGGCGATCAGCAATCCGCAGACCCAGTCGGGCTACCGGCCGGTCTCCATGCCCATGCCGGAGCCGGTACCGGTCTCGCACAATCCCAACTCGCTCTGGCGCAACGGCTCGCGCGCCTTCTTCCGCGACCAGCGCGCCCAGCGGGTCGGCGACATCATGACCATCAAGGTCAAGATCACCGACCAGGCCAACCTGTCGAACGAGACCAACCGGACCCGCGCCAATACCGAAGGTTTCGGCGCGGCCAACATGTTCGGCCTGGAAAACGGCATCCGCCGCGGCGGCGCCGATCCGGCCAACCTCCTGACCCTCAACAGCCAGAGCGGCAGCGACGGCAAGGGCACCATCAACCGCTCCGAGCAACTCGTCACCAATGTCGCGGCGGTGGTCACCCAGATCCTGCCCAACGGCAACCTGGTGCTGGAAGGCAAGCAGGAGATCCGGGTCAATTTCGAGGTGCGCGAACTGATCGTCGCCGGCATCGTCCGGCCCGAGGACATCGAAAGCGACAACACCATCGATTCCGCCAAGATCGCCCATGCCCGCATCGGTTATGGCGGCCGCGGCCAGATCACCGATGTCCAGCAGCCGCGCTACGGTCAGCAGGCGCTCGACGTCCTCCTGCCCTGGTGA